The genome window GGTTCTTAGGATGTTGGTTGTTAGGCTTCATGATAGCGCCTATAGGCGCGTTCTGCCAGGTAAGCCCATCACGGACGATGCCCTCGGTCCCTCATACCGGCACTTCGGCGTCTCTAGAAGAGAGCTTTCAGCGGGCGGTTACGCTCTTCAATTCTGGTAAACTGGACGATGCGGAAGCCATTTTTCGTCGTTTGAACGCCTCTGATCCCAATAACGTGAGCGTTGTCACCTATTTAGGGCTCATTGCACTCCGCCGGCGTGACTATGCTGGTGCCTTAGAGCCTCTCAAGAGGGCGGTGCAACTTCAGCCTAACCAGCCCGAAACGCATATCAACCTTGGAAACGCCTACGACGGTCTGAAGCGCTATACGGATGCCATCGGCGAATTTCAGCGGGCGATTGCTCTCGATCCGAAATCTGTGAGCGCCTACTACGATCTAGGTAGCGTCTACTTTGAGACCAAAGAGTATGCCAAGGCAGTGGATGCTTACCGCCGTGCGGCTAGCCTAAGCCCGAACGATCCTGAAGTTCAAAACAACTATGGTGTCGCTTTAGAGGCAGCAGGAAATCTCTCTGCGGCCGTACAGGCCTACACACGGGCGCACCAGCGCGACCCCCATAATGCGACTTATGCCCTCAATCTCGGCTTGGCGTTGCAGAAGATGGCACGTAAGGCGCAGGCAGCTCACAATCTTGACCGTGCTGGTGCCCTATGGAGGCAAGCGCGCATTGCCTTGGCCGACGCCGTGGCGCAGGAACCCAACAACTATGCTTTGCGGGAAACCTATGCCGAGGCTCTAGACGAGATGGGCGAATACTCGTTGGCGGTTCCTCAGTTCCAGAAAGCACTTGCCCTGAAGCCCGAATCGTTTCGTACCTATTTTCATTTCGGCATAACCTTGGCGCATCTTGGCCGCTATGCACAAGCGGCGCCCGTGCTGCAGCATGCCTTAAGCCTACATCCGGATGATCCACAGACGCTGCGGCTCATTGGGTTTGTTGAATATAAAATTGGGAACTATTCGGCCGCAGCGCATGCCTATCAACGCCTTACGGAACTCGATCCACACGATCTAGCGGCCTGGAATAATCTTGGAGCTGCCCTACAACAGGCGGGAGACGAGGTAGGAGCTTTTGAAGCCTTGCAAAGCGCTCTCAAGCAAGGCGATGGACCCCAATTGGCTCCATTGCATCGTGCTGTCGGGTTCTATTATCTAAAAAAGGGCGATCCGCAAAGCCTACAGAAAGCGGAAAAGGAGTACCAGACGGCCATCCAAGAGTCGCCTGACAATGCCGACGGATATAACGGCCTTGGACTAGTGGAGGAGAAGGAGGACAAATTGCAGGCGGCACTGGAAGCGTTCCAGCATGCGATTCAACTGAACCCGAAATTTGCCGATGCTTATAACAATTTGGGCGTGGTCTACGAGCGTTTAGGCAAAAAAGATCAGGCGCTGGCCGCCTATCGCAAGGCCGTGGAGATTGACCCTAAAAACCGACCAGCCAGGGCGAACCTCAAGCGTCTTTCAGGAGAAAAGTAGTCGTGCTACCCCAATGGGAATGCGGAAAGGGTGTACTATGCCTCGGACACACGGCATGGTCTCGACTCTTTAGTAAACCGGTTATCACCGCATGTCTTATCCTCTGGGTAATATCGCTAGGGCTGACGGCATCCTGCCGTGGGCCGGTTACGCCGCAAACAGCTTCTGCTTCGACGACGCAGCCCGATGTGGAGCTGTTCTATTTTGGAGAGGACTTGCTTAATCCCTCCAATTCGGGCGATGTGGTGCTGATGTGTGTGGTCTGTAATAGGGGAGATAGCCCCGTTCCAGCTAACAGCCTGCAGTTGCGTTGTCTTGCCCTATCTGGACTGGACTATACCTCCGGCGACATCACCCCTCTTCTGCCGGCATTGGCACCGCACCAGTTTGTGGTCTATCGGTGGCGTCTTGCTCCTACAGGGGAGGGGCCTATGTTGGCGGCGGCTATCCTCCAATCGGCGCAAACACCGGCGGGATGCGTGCCCGCCGTGCTCCAGATCGCCTCAACAGCCCCACCTTCTCTACAAGCGCCGCCTCACTTCGGTGCCCCGTTGCCAACACAAAAGGCACCGGCGGCGGGCGTGGATCAACGAGGGGCTTGGATAGGCGCAAACCGAGTGGGGCTACGCCTCGTACGCACACAGGACGGGCGTCCACTTCTGTTGCTCACTACGCGTAACGGTTCGGTGTGGCAGATGGCGGGCATTGTATGGCCACTCTTTCGGGTCTGCTCCGCAGAGGATGCCATAAAGCCGTGGTGGCATGCGTTTTATTGGGAGGACACCCGTGTGCAGAGCACCAAGACGAGCGCTACGCTTACCCTTATAGGTTCTGTGGGGAGGCTTTGGCGTGCGGAGATGAGCTTTACGGTTCAGCCGAACACAACCGCAGTGGCCTGTGCCCTCCGACTAGTTGCGCGCGCCAATCTGCGGGTGCACGCGTTGCAGCTGCCTCGGCTGTTTATCCCAAACACGTTTTCACCTCCACCGGCCAACGGCACGCCTTTGGTTCTTACCCAAGACGACCCTAGTCCCCTTGGACAGACGCCTCTTATCGCGGCCTATCATTACGGCTTCGTAACCAGCGGCATTGTCGCTTCTGTGGCACCGTTGGCCAACTTGCAATGGGAGTGCCATCAGGGCAGCGCCGCCGATGTCTCCATTATCGCCCCCGAATGGAAGGCCAACGGCGACGATCCACTCGTTCTTGCAAAGGCCTCGCTCGTGGTAAACTTTCGGCTTTTTACCCTCGCACCTAGTCTCACGATTAGCGATGCGTTGCGCTTTCAGACTCCGTAAACGACTACGCCTAAGGGCGGCTCTGCTCTGGCACGACAGACGAAACTGCCTCCAAGAAGTATGGCCGTTTACAGCGGCTCGGCTAGCAATAGAGCCGGCCGCGATCCTATCCGCTAGCCCTGCCAAGCCGGAGGATATGCCAACAGAGAGAGGATTCCTGTGTCTTGCGATTTCTCTTTCGTACCATGCCTGTAAGCCAAACGGGTGCGAGGGTAGGAGCACAGGGCCCTGCGCCTCTACTTAACAACGTGGGAGGGCGCGCTTCCTCCGCGCGCACATTTATGCATGAAGATACGCTGTTTTGCTAAAATCAATCTTACGCTCGATGTATTCAGCAAGCGGGCCGATGGCTATCATTCGCTTGCCACTGTCATGCAGAGCATTGCACTGCATGACCTACTTGCGTTGTCGCCCTCGGAAGTGCCCGGCATTCACTTCATGTGTGAGGCACCCGATCAGATAGATGTTCCGGCCGATTCGAGCAATTTGGTTGTTCGGGCGGCGCATCTCCTTTGGGAGCGCGCTGCACAGAAGGAGTATCCCCTTCCTAGCGGTTTATCGCTGCATTTGCAAAAACGAGTGCCCTCTCAAGCCGGTTTAGGGGGTGGCAGCAGCGATGCGGCGGCGACCTTATGGGCGATGCAGCATTTTTTTCGACTTTCACTCAGTCCACAAGAGCTTCTTGAATGCGCTCAGGCACTGGGATCCGATGTGCCCTTTTTTCTGTTAGGGGGTACTGTGGTGGCCCGAGGACGCGGTGAGCAGCTTACCCCCCTTCCCGATATCCCGCCCTTTTGGTTAGTTATTGTCAAGCCAGATATCGGCATCTCTACGAGATGGGCTTATGAAGCACTCGATGCTAGGCCGGATCGCCGTTCTCACCGAGCTACAAAGCGTATGGAGGAGGCGATTCTTCATGGGGATTTTGAACGCGTGATGGCCTTTCAGTGCAATGACTTTGAGCAAGTGGTTTTTGAGGCCTACCCGCAACTGGCCTGGCTCGCGGATGAAATACGGATGGCAGGGGCTCTCCAAACTCATCTTTGCGGCAGTGGTTCCGCTCTCTACGGCGTTTTCTCCGATCAACGCGCCGCCCTACATGGTGCCGAGCTGCTCGGCAAACGCTACTCCCACGTCTACGTTACACACACCTTAACGCGCGAACGTTTCCAGCAACTACGCCTTGCGGAGGAAGAATGCTCCCTGTAGTTATTTTGGCGGGCGGTAAGGCCAAGCCGGAACTGCAAGCGGCGATAGGCGGCCCGCATCGTGCCCTTGCCGTTGTCGGCGGCAAAACCCTGTTGGCGCATGTGGTAGAGGCGATGCAAGAGGCCGGTGCAACGTCTATCTGCGTTGTGGGGGATATGCCTACGAGTTTGTCCTACCACGTTCTGCCCGATCACGGCGATTTTGTGGCGAACCTTTTGCTGGGCTGTCTTTCTTTAACGAAGAGCCTTTTGTGCTGATCTCTACATGCGATCTCCCCTTTCTTACCGGAAATGTTGTGTTGCGGTTTATGGAGGATTCTCTGCAGCTTGCAAAGCGCGAACATGCTGGTTTTATTTGGCCCGTTGTACCGGTTTCTCTCTGCTACGAGCGATTTCCACAGATACATCGTACGTCCTTACGACTAAGTGAGGGTGTTTTTACCGGCGGCAACCTAGCTCTTATTGCGCCTAAGGCACTTCTCAAGCAACAAGCACGAATCGCATCGGCCTATGCTGCCCGAAAAAGTCCTCTTCGCTTGGCGAAACTGCTGGGTGCTTCCGCCTTGCTCCGACTGCTTCTTTCGCAGACCCTCTTTCCGTCACTTCTAACCATAGCGTGGTTGGAAGCGCGCGTTTCTAACCTGCTCGGCAGTCCAGCCCGCGCACTACGTTCGGAATACCCCGAATTAGCGACCGATCTTGACAGGCCCGAAGATTTTCGCGCTCTTAAGGTGCGATAAAAGAGAGACCGGGCACAGTGAATGGAAAATAGTGCTGCCCTTATTGATCCCTATCCACTAAGCGGCATCCACTAACCACTCTCCAACAGTTACTATCTCATTTACAAGCCGCAGGCTGGTCTCAACGATTCCACTCCAAGGACCGATCTCCCTACCCCGTAAAAATTCGTGCAGAATCGCGCCGAGAACGCCAACAATAGAAGCGAGGGAATATTTACGATGAAAGGAGGTGATACCATCGTGGTAACCATTCTACCCTCGCTGCCACAACAGAGCGCCGCAGCGGTTCCAAAAGCCGCGAGCCCCAACGGCGATTCGGCAGACGTTCCATCCTTTGCCGACCACCTTCAAGAGGCTTTGCCGCAAGGTGCCGACACAGACCAAGGCACACCGAAACAGGGCACAGAAAAAACGCAGCTGCTGACGCCTGCCCAGGCCGATTCCTCCAAGCCAAGTGTGGAGGCACAAGCCGCTGAAGATGCGACCGAGCCGGCCCAGCAAGGCGTTACAAAGCGGGGGCCTGCAAAACCAGGTGCAGCGACTTCTGCCGCACCGGATCAAGTAACAGATCAGGTGTTGGCAGTGACGGCTGTCGTGCAGGCTCTTTCGCCACCCGCGGTGTTGGGTGGCACCTCTTCGGACGCAACGAACCCAAACACCGAGGCAGAAGCTGTTGGTACAAGGCCAACGTCCTTCTCCA of Chthonomonas calidirosea T49 contains these proteins:
- a CDS encoding tetratricopeptide repeat protein, with the protein product MPSVPHTGTSASLEESFQRAVTLFNSGKLDDAEAIFRRLNASDPNNVSVVTYLGLIALRRRDYAGALEPLKRAVQLQPNQPETHINLGNAYDGLKRYTDAIGEFQRAIALDPKSVSAYYDLGSVYFETKEYAKAVDAYRRAASLSPNDPEVQNNYGVALEAAGNLSAAVQAYTRAHQRDPHNATYALNLGLALQKMARKAQAAHNLDRAGALWRQARIALADAVAQEPNNYALRETYAEALDEMGEYSLAVPQFQKALALKPESFRTYFHFGITLAHLGRYAQAAPVLQHALSLHPDDPQTLRLIGFVEYKIGNYSAAAHAYQRLTELDPHDLAAWNNLGAALQQAGDEVGAFEALQSALKQGDGPQLAPLHRAVGFYYLKKGDPQSLQKAEKEYQTAIQESPDNADGYNGLGLVEEKEDKLQAALEAFQHAIQLNPKFADAYNNLGVVYERLGKKDQALAAYRKAVEIDPKNRPARANLKRLSGEK
- the ispE gene encoding 4-(cytidine 5'-diphospho)-2-C-methyl-D-erythritol kinase; the encoded protein is MKIRCFAKINLTLDVFSKRADGYHSLATVMQSIALHDLLALSPSEVPGIHFMCEAPDQIDVPADSSNLVVRAAHLLWERAAQKEYPLPSGLSLHLQKRVPSQAGLGGGSSDAAATLWAMQHFFRLSLSPQELLECAQALGSDVPFFLLGGTVVARGRGEQLTPLPDIPPFWLVIVKPDIGISTRWAYEALDARPDRRSHRATKRMEEAILHGDFERVMAFQCNDFEQVVFEAYPQLAWLADEIRMAGALQTHLCGSGSALYGVFSDQRAALHGAELLGKRYSHVYVTHTLTRERFQQLRLAEEECSL
- a CDS encoding NTP transferase domain-containing protein, encoding MLPVVILAGGKAKPELQAAIGGPHRALAVVGGKTLLAHVVEAMQEAGATSICVVGDMPTSLSYHVLPDHGDFVANLLLGCLSLTKSLLC